In Meleagris gallopavo isolate NT-WF06-2002-E0010 breed Aviagen turkey brand Nicholas breeding stock chromosome 14, Turkey_5.1, whole genome shotgun sequence, the genomic stretch tctatttaatGTCACTGCACACGTTTCACGATGTTTAAAAAAGGGGGGGCAAAAGTGCTCTcttctaaaagagaaaaaacaatgtGCAATTTTGCACAGAGGGCAAAAAGAAATCCCTTTGAATGTCACTTCcagtctttcttttccattggCTGAAAATGGGCTCTTGTTCTTGATGTGTATTTGTAAATTAGTCTTGCCAAAATACAAAcactttgtgtttcttttcactcCAGATAATTTTTGTTGTTACAGTTATTGCTGATCATTTCACTTCCTTCAAAccagatattttatttcaagaggCCTTCCTTGTGGATTTTCTCCTGATGTCTGCAGCACTACACTGCTGTTCCAAGGTGGAAGAGAAAGTTGCTAACCTCATAAGAGAACACTCAACTCCGCTTAGCTGGCTGGAGCTAATAATGCGTTACTaattttcctctgctttgtggggcaggaggggaaTTAAATTCTGCATAAAGTTGCTACCTCAAGGCTCCAAGTGCTTTGAAAGTCTTTCACTTGGGAGAATTTCATAAGACAGTTCTTAAAATTGGTCTGTTCTTTTGagttaaatatgtttttaattgatTCGAGGGACCCTTATTCATTTTACACTTAGTATTTGATTCTCAAAGGGTGAACAGCTGCAAAATTTGATTCTTGCAGTACAGTGTtaacgtggaaaaaaaaaagtatctgtcATATAAACATATGGTTTTAAAAAGTTAAACCACTCTGGGGTTCGGCTTCACTTTTGGTTAATAAACTGACATGTTGTGTCCAGCCTTCCTGGTACAGTCTGTGTGTGCTCTTTATTGTTCGCTGCAGCTGACACAGCCCCCCACAGCGAGTACATCAGAGTGGGATTTACAGCAGCTAACCAGATTTCCCTGGAGGGCCTGAGTTCCTTCTGCTGTTATCAGGGCTTATGGAGAACAGCACTTACCCTACTGCAATAAGCAGAACACATTTGTACATGATCTGACCACCACGTTTTGCTTTCCAGTGATAAAATTTTGCTGCCATctttaaaaagtaatagaaaTTTCTGTAGATGTTATTGCTCCAAATAAAACTGGCAGCTCAGGCATGTTTGCCAAATAACTGTAGGAAGATTATCTGGGCTCTGCGCTGTTTCTCTGTTCCTTGAAGGACCGCAGTATTCCTTGAGTTCTCACTTGGTGCTGCTGCATTCTGTGCCTTTTTTTAACCTCACTAATAATTTGATGAGAAAATGACCCTTGGTACATGTTGAATGTTggaaaaaagattatttcacACCCGCTTTTGCTTAAGCTTTGTTTAAAGCATTTAgtattttacagtttttaaatTAGGTGGGAGAGGAGTCCAGGAAAAGCGTCTTAGGAATCCAACAGACTGCTTGGGAAACTGAAATCTTTTGACAGGGTTGGAAATGAGCTCTGCTGAATGCTTACAGGGGAGGCTTGGggcactgtttttgttttcttatgaaTATCTCCTTTGAAGCACCGAAGGCTTTAGCTGACATAAGCATGCTGTATTTGCATCAGCAGGAGGAAGGTGAGAGCAGTTCTTCACAGCCCGACGCAGCTGGGCTGTCAGCGGATGGGATGGAGCGGATTGCTCCCAGGGGGGACAAAATCCAAAGGTCAAATAGGGAAATCTGCCCAGAACCTCGGCGTTCCTTAGTGCAGAGTGGTCAGAGAGTGGTTAGGGAGAAGGGAAACGCTTTCCTGTGCGCGGGGCCCTAACTCAGGCTGCACCGGACGGCTGTTAGGTCGCTGCAGTGTTCCCTTGCTGGCTCAGATTAATTCCTGGCGAGATGCAATTTTAGAAGTAAGAATCCAGCCGGTTCTTAAGCTCAGGCTGTTTCATGGTGggtgctttttaaattattaaagtTTTGATTTATTTGCAGAGCGAAGgcccttccctcctttctgctgcttttccacaCGATCCCAGGGCTTTGTGCCCACGTGTCACCCACAGCCAGGACTCCAACACCCACCCGCTGCCGGCTCCTTGCTGCATTGCTGGGGCGCACGCAGGGCCTGCAGCACACTTAGGAACGTCTGCCTGTTCGTACAGCTTCCAGGATCGCTACGTGTGTTAGAATGTGGCACCACGTGTGCGGCTCCGCGAAGGGACCGCGGCGGTCCCGTTTATGGTCACAAACTTATTAACAAACCATCCAGCAGTTGGCTAAGCTTTTAACTAGCGCTTTGACCTCGCTACGTTGCCCGGCCTCGAGGCTGGCGGATCGTCGGGCCCGCCTTCCTCCCGCAGTTCNNNNNNNNNNNNNNNNNNNNNNNNNNNNNNNNNNNNNNNNNNNNNNNNNNNNNNNNNNNNNNNNNNNNNNNNNNNNNNNNNNNNNNNNNNNNNNNNNNNNNNNNNNNNNNNNNNNNNNNNNNNNNNNNNNNNNNNNNNNNNNNNNNNNNNNNNNNNNNNNNNNNNNNNNNNNNNNNNNNNNNNNNNNNNNNNNNNNNNNNNNNNNNNNNNNNNNNNNNNNNNNNNNNNNNNNNNNNNNNNNNNNNNNNNNNNNNNNNNNNNNNNNNNNNNNNNNNNNNNNNNNNNNNNNNNNNNNNNNNNNNNNNNNNNNNNNNNNNNNNCTGCGGGTCCGCCTGTGCGTAAGACGCCGCTCCTCAGCGCCCCGCTCCTCGCCGTCCCCCGAGTCCCGACTCCGCTCTGTTTCCCCGCAGGGAGCTGCCCGACGGCGCGGCGCGGCCCGGCGCCCCGCAGCTGAAGCAGCTGGTGGTGGCGGCGCTGCGGGAGCTGCACGGAGAGGTAACGCGGGCGGATCGCGCCGAGCCGCGCCGAGCCCGGCTGCGCCTCACGGCGTCTCTGTGCGCAGGTTGGGGCCGCTTTGCCTGTCGACGTCTTGGTGTATGAGGAGAAAAGTCTCTGTGCCGTCCTGAGAGTGGTCAGCGGGTAAGGCGCGTGAGAAAAAGCTCCATCGAGGAGTGGGCTGTGAGGAATCAAGGCTGGGCACAGCTGTGCGCGTGGTGTGAGGGAAACGACGGGCTGTGAGAAAGGCCTTTCAGTGCCCCGTCCATCTCTTAACagttctgtgaaataaaaagtcCCTAAGGTTTTGTAACCCGTGTGCATCCATACCTCGTTCCTGCTGTAGAACAGGAGGGTCTGGAAGGAGCAAAGCCCTGCTGGAAGGTGTGGTTTTAAATCTCTTCCTGTGAGAGTGGGGGTCAGGTTTAAACGTTGGAGACAGCTGCAGGTGCTGTGGGGGAAATGGCACTGAAAGGCACAGGAAAAACTTAAGAACAGGGCCAGTAACATAGCATGGTCACCATTAGCATCTGCCCTGTGTCAAGGACAAGGGTACAGCCCTTATAACATCCCTTCATGACACAGAGCTGCTACCAGAACTCATTGGTGACGTTACAGGTTGCCAAAGTCTGCCTCGTTACTCTTTGcgtaacatattttaaaaacatttatgttgcaggaaaagagaaaaaaaaaattaacgtcttttgtcttatttttactCAGAGGCTTCGTCAAGCTGTGGAGCGCTCTGACCCTGCAGGGCTTCTACCAGAACAGGCGGTGTGCCTTCCGGGTGCTGCAGGTAGGAGGGGGCCTCCCCAccatcactgctgtgctgtatgtttgtttggcccctttcttcccatttcttcGCTTTCTAATAGTCAGTAATGACTTCACGTAAAAGTGGATGCATAAACGTGTACTTTTGTCTTTTCCCCCTGAGGATGCTACTTAATAAAATGACTTCCATGAATTCTTTGTCTCTGAAGCCGTGGCTAAACAAATTTCTGCTTAGTCATAGCTCTTACTTTAAAATCTTCTACATAAATGGgatgattaaatattttcaactcTTGGTACgtttgataatttttttcttgttctctttttttcttcccccaaaacAAGACATCTCCATTTCTTCTTGCGTTAGCTGGGAACAGCAGGGAGCTGGTCTTGGACTGAGTGTGTCTGGTTGGACTGTCAGAAGGTCCTTGAAATGTTGCTGCTCTTCAGGTGTGGAATTTCTAGAGGGGATTTCCGACACGGAGCTTTGACAAAGCTGGCGGTTACCAACCTGTTGTTTGGATGTCCATTACTTCAGAATTTACATATAAAAGTGGGAGACAAAGCTGAACTTACCAGAGTTTTTACACAGAATGATGTTCttactttttctcatttaacaGGTGACACAAATCCTTTGCATTTAAGTGAAGATTTTGCCAAGAAAACTAAATTTGGTAGAACTGTTGTACACGGAGTTTTGATCAATGGGcttatttctgcagttctggGTACTAAAATGCCTGGTCAGGGTTGTGTGTTTCTTTCTCAGGAGATTCGATTTCCAGCTCCTCTGTATACTGGAGAAGAAGTGATAGCTGCAGCAGAAGTGAAACGACTGAGGAGCTCCGTTGCACGCATCTCAGTATCATGTAAAGTCAGAGAAAGTGGAAAGACTGTTATGGAAGGGATGGTGAAAGTCATGGTGCCAGCAAGTTCGAGCTGCTGATCTTGTGTTTCTTCACAGTAAAGACAGAAATGTATGCTTGGTTTTGTCTGCCTTTGTCATGTTCCATCTATTAATGCAGTAAACTTGCAGCAAAAAAACCTCTAGGATCTTTCATCGACAGCAGACAAACACAATCCTGAGAGTAACTGCATCAAGAAACGtaaaccttttatttttctgtgcagtTCTAGAATTGGGCACTCACATCTGACAGATGTGGCCCTTTTAGACAAACATCTGCTGTGCCACAAGGCTTGGAGTGAGGCTGCTCCTTTCAGCCCATCTGCAGGTCACACCAGTTAAGTTCAGTCAGAACATTTTTGCTGTTTATAAAATAGTTATATTGCTAACAAACGTGTGAGAAGGGATGGTGCTGTGCATTTCACAAGTAAACCAGACCAGTGGAAGTGCTGACACTCACATACTGCAAGATTTCTTCAGGTAATCTGCACTGAAGCTCTGGCTGATGTTGCTGCGTTGTGCTTTTCTGCACTGTTCTGACTTTCAATGTAAGTTGTAGTCAGCCTTTATACAAGCAATATATGCTTTCTGATAAATCTTGTAGGAGCAGCTCTTGCCATTTCACCAGGAATAATGGGGACCATCTACTGAAAGCACAGGCTCTTTTCAATGGCCAAATATATGCTATCCTCAcatctctgcagcagaaatgcattCTGCGTTGATGCAGATAACCTCAGAAGCTGTTTGTTATGTGTGTGGTAACTGCTGAGTCCCAGCCTGATGAGCAACTGGGAAAGGACCCAGTTTAAGTCtttggagcacaggtgaaggcaattcagctgtagACCTCATTGAAGGGCTGattgccactggggaaggatctctttctggagatcactccttggtgaagctttcccctGTGAATCTGGAATCTCCTGATAACTGGTGAGCAACCTTCTTCCCATCCTTTATAACACCTTTCTGTTGTGCTGATCTTTTTGTCGTTGTGCCTttgttgtaatgcctttcccaTCGTATTGGTCTGTCCAATTGCTGCACTATGGAGAGAAAGTTTGCCTTCAAACAGTGCAATGAAAGTACTAGTAAAATAGCTAAGCTACCCAGGTGCAGTGCAGCAACGAATCTTCTCACTCCTTCCTTGTAGCACCGACCCTCTGGATGCGATGTTAGGTTCGTGCCTGCTAAAAAAATGAACCGAAGCTGAGAgtggagcagcaggagcagttTGCAGAGGAGCTGTTGTggtgctcagctgctctgctgtcagcatgGAGCTGCAGTCAGGCTGTGTAAGGGATGGCAGGTGCAGCTCAGTGAGCCTTGTTCCTGCACACAGCTCTCTATGGGAGTCACTGAAGCATAGGGATCATGGGCTTTCCAGCtcgaaaagcaaatggtatcctgggctccgtaagaagaggggtggccagcagggacagggaggtgattgtccctctctgctctgctcttgtgaggccccatctggaatactgcgtcc encodes the following:
- the RPP14 gene encoding LOW QUALITY PROTEIN: ribonuclease P protein subunit p14 (The sequence of the model RefSeq protein was modified relative to this genomic sequence to represent the inferred CDS: inserted 1 base in 1 codon), whose product is LRVRLELPDGAARPGAPQLKQLVVAALRELHGEVGAALPVDVLVYEEKSLCAVLRVVSGGFVKLWSALTLQGFYQNRRCAFRVLQTSPFXSCVSWEQQGAGLGLSVSGWTVRRSLKCCCSSGVEFLEGISDTEL